The Tenebrio molitor chromosome 3, icTenMoli1.1, whole genome shotgun sequence genome contains a region encoding:
- the LOC138125484 gene encoding leucine-rich repeat-containing protein 70-like translates to MLKCLLVIVFVVGVKNCPNRWALHDVDVWAHKLVQGRGLHHKSVNLYSLDNHEMLEVTRANVSVLCDGMIKYFHKLKYLSLIEANISKIQPGAFLQLPRLTHLSLAVNHLTSIERKQFENLANLTTLYLSKNQIENVDEDAFADLIHLRRIYLDRNKLHEIDSQWFLQNHGLSSIDLSFNKISKLQGGAFNLPANSRINILLQGNEIEEVEPGAVVSAGNDEQEAHLILHLEHNRLTEVDSKFVNSMNTMRSNLIFDYNSINCFAPETLRLLKDVSVELHADKNPLSCDCLEAATNFVKDHALRATFTFSSTEECNLHPTTPFWLFPEN, encoded by the coding sequence ATGTTGAAGTGTCTGTTAGTGATCGTGTTTGTGGTGGGCGTCAAAAACTGTCCCAACAGATGGGCCCTTCACGACGTCGACGTCTGGGCTCACAAACTCGTCCAAGGCCGCGGCCTGCATCACAAATCCGTCAACTTATACTCGTTGGACAATCACGAAATGCTCGAAGTGACGCGAGCGAACGTCTCGGTCCTCTGCGACGGCatgataaaatatttccacaaACTGAAATATCTGTCTTTGATCGAAGCCAACATCTCCAAGATTCAACCTGGGGCGTTCCTTCAACTGCCACGTCTAACTCATCTGTCGTTGGCCGTCAACCATCTAACCTCCATCGAAAGAAAACAGTTTGAGAACCTggcaaatttgacaactttgtATCTGTCGAAGAATCAGATCGAGAACGTGGACGAAGACGCCTTCGCCGATCTCATCCACCTCAGAAGAATCTATCTGGACAGGAACAAGCTCCACGAGATCGATTCGCAATGGTTCCTCCAGAACCACGGACTCTCTTCGATCGATTTGTCCTTCAACAAAATCAGCAAGCTTCAGGGTGGGGCGTTCAACTTGCCGGCGAACAGCCGCATTAACATACTGCTGCAAGGAAACGAGATCGAAGAAGTGGAACCGGGGGCGGTGGTCTCCGCCGGAAATGACGAACAAGAAGCGCATTTGATTTTGCATTTGGAGCACAACAGACTGACAGAAGTAGACAGCAAGTTTGTGAACAGCATGAACACCATGCGCAGTAATCTGATTTTTGATTACAATTCGATCAACTGTTTTGCTCCTGAAACTCTTCGACTGTTGAAAGATGTGTCAGTGGAGCTGCACGCCGACAAGAACCCTCTCAGCTGTGACTGTCTAGAGGCGGCGACGAATTTCGTCAAGGACCACGCTTTGAGGGCTACTTTCACCTTTTCATCTACCGAAGAGTGCAATTTGCACCCCACAACGCCTTTTTGGCTCTTTCCTGAAAACTAA